The following proteins are encoded in a genomic region of Glycine soja cultivar W05 chromosome 17, ASM419377v2, whole genome shotgun sequence:
- the LOC114391546 gene encoding uncharacterized protein LOC114391546: MSQRSNASSSRTRVSSQVVLFCGCGRRAVRRVAGTNINRGRAFFTCSINKDEVGYCGYFIWVDQLIEALGVDDSLGTFSMEQRRQFGREEDKTMWKAQVNSKLDCVGIEMKMLRTIVYGMFLIQLLSMVLFVCIHKY, encoded by the exons ATGTCGCAGAGGAGCAATGCATCATCATCTCGAACAAGAGTTTCATCACAAGTTGTTCTTTTTTGTGGTTGTGGTAGAAGGGCTGTTAGGCGTGTTGCTGGAACAAATATTAACAGAGGAAGGGCGTTTTTCACTTGTTCAATTAATAAG GATGAAGTTGGATATTGTGGGTACTTTATTTGGGTTGATCAATTGATTGAAGCACTTGGAGTTGATGATTCACTTGGGACATTTTCCATGGAACAAAGAAGACAATTTGGAAGAGAGGAAGATAAGACAATGTGGAAGGCTCAAGTTAACTCAAAGCTTGATTGTGTGGGGATTGAAATGAAGATGTTAAGAACAATTGTCTATGGAATGTTCTTAATCCAATTGTTGTCAATGGTGTTGTTTGTATGTATTCACAAGTACtag
- the LOC114391547 gene encoding pentatricopeptide repeat-containing protein At2g22410, mitochondrial-like, whose amino-acid sequence MARLLFDNIENKDVVSWSSMIRSYDKSGLLHEALDLLRDTHVMRVKPSEIRMISITHVLAELADLKLGKAMLSYVMKNGKCGKLGVPLCTSLIDMYVKCENLAYARRVFDGLSKASIICWTAMIATYMHCNNLNEGDMVFAKSDGHSNNHKSNAKNHNSTNMPSDLTSARDHGLDNKKQEVVVAVGNGSDDFYDGLGCCHV is encoded by the exons ATGGCACGCTTATTATTTGATAACATTGAGAACAAGGATGTTGTTTCTTGGAGCAGTATGATTAGGAGCTATGATAAGAGTGGGTTGCTTCATGAAGCATTGGACCTTTTGAGAGATACGCATGTTATGAGAGTCAAGCCTAGTGAAATTAGAATGATAAGCATCACACATGTCTTGGCAGAACTTGCTGATTTGAAATTGGGGAAAGCCATGCTTTCTTATGTAATGAAAAATGGGAAGTGTGGAAAATTAGGAGTTCCACTATGTACTTCTTTGATTGATATGTATGTTAAATGTGAAAATTTAGCTTATGCGAGAAGGGTTTTTGATGGCTTGTCTAAGGCTAGTATCATTTGTTGGACTGCTATGATTGCAACCTATATGCATTGCAATAATTTGAATGAAG GTGACATGGTGTTTGCTAAATCAGATGGACATTCTAATAACCATAAATCTAATGCTAAGAACCACAACTCCACCAACATGCCTAGTGATTTGACAAGTGCAAGGGATCATGGACTGGACAACAAAAAACAAGAAGTTGTTGTTGCTGTAGGGAATGGTTCTGATGATTTCTATGATGGACTTGGGTGTTGTCATGTTTAG